The Spinacia oleracea cultivar Varoflay chromosome 2, BTI_SOV_V1, whole genome shotgun sequence DNA segment TTTTAACCCAAATTAAGATGATTTCAGTTACATTTGCCCTTTtccaaatggaaaaaaaaatcaaccggGGAGGAGAGTCAAATGGTCAACGGAAAACACAAGTGGTGGTCCACTTTTGaacattttaaaacaaaataaaaaacaaacaacaacaacaaacaaatTAACGTTTGGGCATGTCACTACGCATACGgcgtactccgtatttattaactacttataattaattaattacttaatcttaaataaataaataaatactccttccgtttctaaataagtgtcacatttgggCTCGGgcacggtaattaataaaattgtaaagtgtgtaagagttaatgattgtgaatgttttttttgggaaaatgataaattagataattgtttaattgaataaagtacaaataaaagtgtatgtggggattgaaaagtggaaaagtgtagaatgtgtaagtaaaagtaattatgattTATAGAACAGTGGCAAAAGTGTatgaaaaagtgtgaaaagtgtatggaaaagtgggaaaagtacatgttcaaaaaaaaaatgtgacacttataagggaacgccaaaaatagaaatgtgacacttgtttaagaacagagggagtaaacaataattttataataataattaatgaaTTATAAGTGTGGAAAAAGTCACCGGAGCGTTGTCAAATTTGTCGTCATATTATAGTTCGCCAATAACAACAATTCAACATTTGAGAAATCCAGGATTAGAAGAATACGCGCTCTTCGCATTACCGTTTTTCAGGTTTTCTCTCTCTATTTATCCTCCTTTCCACACCAATTTAACCAACTCTTCTTCGTCTCCAACAATCAACATCACTAATTTTCCacattcattcatcaaacaggttctttttccttttcctttttctaggATTTTTTTAATCATCATTTCTTTATTTGATCGAGTTTCTTTTAGTGTTTGGTTTCAATTTCTTCTCTCCGTCCCGATTAATTTCTTCGCATTACTTTTATTCGTATTTGATGAAAAATGTGACTATGATTCTGGAGGGAGGGAGTAATTcttatttttgggttttttcTGTTTGTCATTGATTTGCTTTGACGTTCAAGGAACATTTCTTATCTATTTATGTGAATTTGAATGTCCTTTGACTTCGAGGGGTTGGTAATTACAAAATGTTGAATCATGTTGGTTATATAGAATGCGACTGTCATGTTTTTCTTTGCCTAATGGAAAATTGGCAATATCATGGCAAAAAAAGAGAGTCTGCTTCAATCCAAATTTAGGCTTACTGTACGAATTAGTTTCTACAGAAATTGCAGTTTAAGGGCCAAatcaattttctttttttagccAAAAGTGTAGTGAAAGTTAATCACATTTTTTTAGATAAAGTTAAAGTTACTAACTTGCAAATTGTGTTAGATAAAAGGTATTCCGTATTGTACTTGTAAAGTTGTATGATAAATCAAGTACATACTCCTCCGTCCCGTAATATTCTTCACTTTTCCATTATGTGTTTTCTCTAATGCACTATTTTGACCATTAATATTAATTAcacattagtaaaaattataaaaatttgatataatTTACATTAAAAGTAATCCAGTGAGATCCCAAAGTGAATATTGTAGTTTTAAAACTTTAATCATATGAATAGTATACATGAGAAACATTacagaacggaggaagtagatcACTGGAAAACATGTAGTTTTTGATAGATTATGAATAATATTTAGGTAATCTATCAGCTTTTACTTTGAAAGGTGAATATGAATGCTGTAAGCGAAGATGTTGTATGTGGACTTTTGTTTGTGTTTTGGGATGCTACTTCTGTATAGAAATTGGATCATCGAATATGCCTGAAGTATATGTATGAGTATCTGACTAATAAAGGTGAATACTATCAAAACATAGCTAAATTTGTCTTCACTTATATCATTATGCATTAACCAAGGGTGAAATGGTTATACATTCAGCCCTAATGGTCAATTTGATGCAGGATGATGATCAATTAAGGGCCATATTAACCTACTTTTTTCACAAATTATAATCAGTATTAACAGTTTTGTTAAAAGTTAGAGGTACTAACCTGCAAAATGTGTTATGTAAAAGGTACTATTACTTGAAAGTTGTAGTTTTTCTATGATAAATCTGTGAGGAACATGTTGGACTTTTTTTCTTTGAAAGGTGAATTCTGAATTCTGAATTTTGATGCTGTGTACCTGAAATTTTGTTTGTGTTTGAAATTGGAGTATCAAATCTGGTTGAAGTTTATGTAACTTATCTGATTAAGAAAGGTGAATACTATCTCAGCCATTCTGAGCTATAACATGGCTATTGTAATGTTTAACAGGACAGAATGATAGCGGTTGATCAGGTACGAGCATACACGATTAAATCTCATGGAGCCACAATAGCAAGAACGCACCTCCATGATTGGTTAATTTTGGTACTTTTGGTGGTCATTGATATCATTTTGAACATCATAAATCCATTTTATCGCTTTGTTGGAAAGGATATGATGACAGATCTTAGGTATCCTTTAAAACCTAATACAGTTCCAGTATGGGCAGTTCCTGTAAGTCTTCTGTTTAACAACTGTTAGTTTCTACTGAGTATATTGGATCATGTCAGCAAAGAATCTAAAGGTTGTTCTAATGGCTGATAAAATGTTGCATTTTTTTGACAGATTTATGCAGTTTTGATGCCTATAGTTATATTCAACATCCGCTACTTTAAGAGACGAGATGTCCATGATTTACACCATGCTGTTCTTGGTATATATAgtcatatacttcgtatatttttacTCCTATTAggttttatgttaaagagaagtTCTCCATGGAAATTTAACTCACAGTTTCTTCTACAATATGCAGGCCTGTTGTATTCAGTGCTGATTACTGGCGTTATTACAGATTCCATAAAAGATGGAGTTGGCCGGCCTAGGCCTGACTTCTTTTGGCGTTGCTTTCCTGATGGCCAGGATGTATGatctttatttattgttttattttctgtAAAACCTTACAAAACATTGCAGAATTCTGAAAAAAGGCTATGTTGGCAACAATAGAAGTCTAATTTCtggtgttgtgtccttttcgaCAGTTTTATGATCTCTTTGGTGATGTAATATGCAATGGCGATGCTAGTGTGATAAAGGAGGGGCACAAGAGTTTTCCAAGTGGTCATACTTCATGTGAGAAACTCCTCAGTTACTTTATATTTTGTTCTTGTGTCAGATTAAGAACAATACTCCGTAACATTTTTTCTAAATGATTGCTGTCAACTGGGTGATACTGCAACAGCCAAAATTTCCTTAAATCTTTCAACTATTTGTATCTTACTAAATGAAGTTTGGGATTCAAAACAGGGTCATTTGCAGGACTTGGATTTCTATCATTTTATTTGTCGGGAAAAATCCAAGCATTTGATCGAAATGGGCATGCAGGCAAGCTATGCATAGTGTTCCTCCCTCTCCTTATGGCAGCACTTGTAGGTGTCTCTCGAGTTGATGATTATTGGCATCATTGGCAAGATGTCTTTGCAGGAGCTTTAATAGGTTTGCTTTCTCTTGAGTTATATGGGGTAGATATCTGGGGAGGTGATAAATCCACGGAAATTCACATTTTTCAAAGTTGATTAAGGATCCGTTTAGTTTGGTGTAAAATGTTTTCAGTGCAAAATGATTTTCtacataaaacattttccaaggtaaaacacaattccaaactagttttcctttgtttggttccttgaAACAAAATGAGAGAAGATCGTGGTGAAGAAAGGaaagggaggtaaggaggaaaagtGGAAAAGTTGTATTGTTTTTCATCCCTTTCTAAAccaacaacgtaaaatgattgaaaagagaaaaatcgttttccatgaaaacgttttacaccctaccaaacgtAGCCTGAGTGAAatttttccttggatttatcagaTATTTGTCATCAGTGCTCATTGTTACTCTTGAGGGCACATCTGACAGACTGTTCCTTTCTGTTCAATTAACATCAACTCCAATTTTCTGCTTTCATTGCAGGCCTTACCATTTCTTTCGTTTGCTACCTCCAATTCTTCCCTGCACCACACCATACCAAAGGTAACGCGGGTTTCATTTTTCTGGTTGACTTGTTATCAAAACGTTATCTAATACCAGATGCATAATTATCATTACAGAAGCATATGATATCTGTTTACCATAGTTTAGTTATGATAAAACATCTGAACTGACTGAGTCTGTGGATTTGTTGACCAAGTAGGTTGGGGACCTTATTCATATTTTAGAGCATTAGATGAAGAAACGCAAAGAGAGAGTCCTAGTACAAATGGAATGAATTTGGCACTTGTACATCAACGACAGGATCACGAAATCACTATTGATTGACATTTTTTGGGGTGTCGAATATTTTTAACATGTTTCTTGTAAATTCTAATCTCACTTGTACTTCattcttcaattttgttcttcaCATTGtagtagtatgttttatggGATGCTGAAATGTGAATAATGTTTGATCCTAGGAATTCAGATTCCACATGCTATATACTATATCCAATCGAGTAATTTCCTAATCGGGTGTttaattatacgaagtatttttcAGGTTCCACTTTTTTTCCATTTTAAGTCATTAAAGACCTTCTCATCTTACTTTCAAAACAACTACTAGTGTAGTTATGAAGCCCGCACATCACACGGTTTTGTTTCTATTTGAATTTAACTCATGGATTAAAGAAGTAGCCATTGATGATGATTAAACATATGTTACGGTAACACTAAACAAAATGTGAAAGCTGGAAATGGGATATGAgttcaacaatatcatcaaaaaAAGATATAGGCATTTAGGCAAGTATTAGCTAAACCTGCGTTCtgttcacctgattttcacttattttttcctaaacttatctaaacttaattgaacttatttgaacttatctgaacttattaaagcttatttaagttataaattttacttggtcaacccttatttttcctgaacttatcttatctgaacttatctaaacttaattgaacttaactgaacttatttttcttgaaataagtggaaataaggtgaatagaacagAGCCTAGGATACTCTATATGTTGGTATTCTATGAAGGCGTACTCCGTATATGTTTAATGCGTATATATTCACCTTACAGAGTAAGTTTAATCATATTGTTATGCTTTAGTGGGTAGTTATGTTATCCCAAACATTATATAATACCAAATATATAGATTTTTACAACTCCAACATtgattctattttattttattttgaggaaaAGACTTGGAGTCTCTAGTTTTCATTACCAAACAAACAGAAATCAGTTGCTATTACATTTTCTACCACGGTTGGGCATCCATTAGTCCATATTCGAGTAGAGAACTCGACGGGGCTAAGGTGTGCCATGGTATGTGCCACCATGTTGGCTTCTctaaaaacatgattaaaagaaagaaaatcaaACCAAGCAGCAATAGAGCAGATCTCACGAACGATCATCCCCAAACACGAGCCATCCCCTTATTTCCATTTATCAGGTTGATCACCTGTAGAATATCACATTCCACCTCTGTGCTCCTGGCATTACACTAAACTATCACATTCCACCTCTATGCTCCTGGCATCACATTCCGCCTTTCTTCCTTCTAATCATCGAGTCTAACTCCTAGGGCTCGAACATGAGCAACGTAGGTTCCTTAGAGTTGACAAGGTCCATCTCGAACTAGTTCGAGATCGTGTAGTGGCTCGTAAAATCACGAAACAAGCCTAAAAAGGCCAATTTCTCTTCAAACGACCTGAAAACTCAAAGTACACTACACAacgcatattagtactaaaaacggctccgaATAGCACATTTAAGAtagaaaagtactaagggacatGAGTAAAACCACTATAGAATATGCATATATCAATAGCCTACGAGCCTTGGCTTCCGCGGCAAGGCAACGAGCATCGAGCCTTGGCTTACGCGGCAAGGCTGCGAACAGCGAGCATGGCTTGCGCGACAAGGCATTACTCATCAGCGAGCAATGATGACAACATCGATTGCTTGGGCGCCAAGGCTACTTGCGTGACAAGTAGCTTGAGCCACAAGctatacattttatttattctacATGATTAAGAGTTTTATGATTATCCTAATATTTAAGTGTTTGGATTTTCCTAAACTCTAAGAATTTGTGATCAACTCAAATCCTAATTCGAGTAGGATACGACTATCTATTCCCCTATAAATATATGACCCATGGTCATaaatttaatacggagtatataacttGAAttcataatatttaatattcttGCCTATCACATAAAGTGAGTTCCTGGGTGCATAATACCTTAGACGATATCCTaattggttgaacctaaggcggatcctaacgtgttgtggactatctacggagggggcgacatttggagcttTGTACTTGTTCGGTTCGTGAGCAGTTAGGGAAGGCACTCATCACATattatgtatactaaattatgttaattgattgtgtgacaattaatttggattctggcattatggtttattccgcatgtcaattagattgttcataacctaacaataagcCCTTTAAGCAGAAGGAGGTTAAATCCTTCCTTCTCAGAAATAAAATTGATGTTTGTAGTCTTTTGAAAACTAGATCAAAGAAGCAAAGTTTCCGCAAATTACTAAGTTCACCTTCAAGACATAGAGGATCATTAATAACTACCAATATGCAGGCAATGATATAATTTGGATTGCTTTTAATCCTAGACGAGTTGATATTTCAGTCTTGGAAATGTGTGATCAAGGCATATGTGTTAACATTACTATGGTAGGTACTGATGAATCTGTTATCTTCACAGCTATCTGTGGTGGAAATTCACAGGAAGAATGCAGCGAATTGTGGTGTTTTGTAACTTTGATCACTACAAAGTATCCCGAGGCCTTATTGTTCTGCGGTGAATTCAATTCCATTTTATCTGTTAGTGATAGATTGAATGGAACTTATGTTACAAAAGCTGAAGTTAAAGAGTTTACTGAGTGCATAAAAGACAATGACCTGTACCATGTTAGAATAGTAGGTCCTCACTACACTTGGTGTAATAACCAACAAGGACAAAACAAAATTTTCATAAAGATTGACTGGTGCTTAGTCAATTAACATTGGATGTCGAGATTTCCCATGATTTATGCAGAGATCTTGAACCGGGGTGTTACTGATCACACTCCAATTTTGGTGAATATGGAAGATGCAACTCAACGTAGAAGCATAACGTTTAAATTCCTTAATGTGCTCATTGAGCATGATGATTTTGCTCAAACTGTAGCTGATAGCTGGAAAATACAACAACATAAAACTCCTCTGCTAGATGTTTTGTAGAAACTCAAGCATCTTCAAGCCCCTCTTAAAACTCTCAACACTCTTTATTTCAGAACTTCACTATAAGACTTGATAATTTGAGAGATGAATTGATGTAGACTCAAACTAATAGCGCTCGGAATCCTACTAATACGCATTTGTTTGATCAAGAGAAGATGTTATTAGAAGATTTAGAGAAATGAAACACAATTGAGGAAAAGATCTGGAGACAAAAAGCAAGAGTAGACTGGATACACTAGGGTGATGGCAATACTAAATTCTTTCAGTCTTATGCAAAGGAGAGGATTACACATAATGCCATCAAACTTCTCATTTAGGAAGATGATGCAATATTTAATTCTCATGATTTCATAAAAGAAGAGGTGGTCAGTTTCTATAGTAATCTCATGGGAGCAGCTACTGATTGCGTTCCCATGGCTGACAAAAATATTGTTGACATCGACCCTTCTTTAAATGATGTAGACAAGATCGACCTTTGTAAACCAGTCACTATAGAGAAGATAAAAAATTCTTTGTTCAGCATGGATAAGCATAAATCACCGGGTATTGATGGGTATAATGTGATGTTCTTTCAGGCTACCTGGAGTACTACTAGTCCAAGCATCACCACTGCAGTTCGTGATTTCTTCACTACAACCAGTTTTCTACTCAAGTAAACAACACTTTGGTTACTTTAATTCCAAAGATACCTAATGCTTCGAAAATGAAAGATTTCCGTCCTATTGCTTGTTGTACTATTCTCTACAAGATAATCTCTAAAGTCTTGACTGCTAGGATGCAACACATCTTGCCAAATATCATCAACGAAAGCCAATCTTCTTTTGTTAAAGGTCGAGCTATTTTTGACAATATCATTCTTAGTCATGAACGTGTGAAAGGCTACAATAGGAAATATATTTCTCCTAGATGTATGATCAAAATAGACCTTCAGAAAGCCTATGACTATGTTGAATGGCCATTTATCCAATGTCTTCTTCACTTATTAGGTTTTCCTAGCAGGTTTGTTGATTGGATAATGAGTTGTGTCATGACAAGTTGTGTCATGACAGTTTCTTATGTTTTCAATGTCAATGGTGATTTGACTAAACCTATTAAGGCTAAAAGAGGGTTGAGGCAAGGGGACCCCTTATCCCCTTATGTCGTTGTGTTATTCATGTCATACCTAAGAAGATGTCTAGGTCGACTGAAGAATACCTCGAACTTTCACTTCCAACCTAGATGCAAGAAACTTAATCTCACTCATGTATGCTTTGCAGTCGATTTGCTTCTTTTTTCCAGAGGTGATTCTGAGTCAGTAAGAGAAATTTACAACGCATTCCAGAAGTTTCAAAGGCTTCGGGTCTAAATTCTAACCTAATCAAGAGCTTTATCTACTTTGAGGGTGTCAAACCTGATATCCAAGAGGATATTATTACTGAATTTCAGTTTCCTAAGGGAAGTACGTCTTCCTTTTACATAtctttgtaacaccccaacctctaaatcacttattaaggaatacttagcagcggaattaacctaattcggtcgggacattaccgtcgtaactcccttttgggaattacaaggcaaccatcaatcataagctaaactccaaaattaacataataatcctttttaattccttaataaaagtacgtaacttaatcaagaatctttacttaaacttgttacaacttaacattaacttaggtgaactttgtaatagtgaaatcctcgccactactcgtttccgtggtccccagcagtacctaaaacggaaaacaaaacggtgagccgaagactcagtaacgagttaccctagcatcgtaacatcatttcaattcattttatttaataaacagggagaatagaatatagtaaaacatttaataaatcatcatttcagaagcattatcatttcagaaacataattttagaaacgtcatttccaaaacatcatttcaggaacatcatttcaggtacattatttcaggaacatcattttaggaacatcatttcattaatctttttccttttaacagaaTTATTCTGATCGTCAttactttacaggaaaacatggtaggacgtctcctacgaacaggg contains these protein-coding regions:
- the LOC110798093 gene encoding putative lipid phosphate phosphatase 3, chloroplastic, coding for MIAVDQVRAYTIKSHGATIARTHLHDWLILVLLVVIDIILNIINPFYRFVGKDMMTDLRYPLKPNTVPVWAVPIYAVLMPIVIFNIRYFKRRDVHDLHHAVLGLLYSVLITGVITDSIKDGVGRPRPDFFWRCFPDGQDFYDLFGDVICNGDASVIKEGHKSFPSGHTSWSFAGLGFLSFYLSGKIQAFDRNGHAGKLCIVFLPLLMAALVGVSRVDDYWHHWQDVFAGALIGLTISFVCYLQFFPAPHHTKGWGPYSYFRALDEETQRESPSTNGMNLALVHQRQDHEITID
- the LOC130467680 gene encoding uncharacterized protein, with protein sequence MGAATDCVPMADKNIVDIDPSLNDVDKIDLCKPVTIEKIKNSLFSMDKHKSPGIDGYNVMFFQATWSTTSPSITTAVRDFFTTTSFLLKMQHILPNIINESQSSFVKGRAIFDNIILSHERVKGYNRKYISPRCMIKIDLQKAYDYVEWPFIQCLLHLLGFPSRFVDWIMSCVMTSCVMTVSYVFNVNGDLTKPIKAKRGLRQGDPLSPYVVVLFMSYLRRCLGRLKNTSNFHFQPRCKKLNLTHVCFAVDLLLFSRGDSESVREIYNAFQKFQRLRV